One region of Oceanipulchritudo coccoides genomic DNA includes:
- the menB gene encoding 1,4-dihydroxy-2-naphthoyl-CoA synthase: protein MKAQWKTVKTYSDILYEKWNGIAKVTINRPHRRNAFTPDTVDELLDAFRDAANDTQTGVVLLTGAGPHTDGKYAFCSGGDQKIRGEQKGGYVGKDGVPRLNVLELQRLIRSMPKPVIALVAGYAIGGGHVLHVICDLTIAADNAIFGQTGPRVGSFDGGFGSSYLARIVGQKKAREIWYLCRQYNAEEAERMGLVNKVVPVDQLEEEGIEWALDILEKSPLAIRCLKSAFNADVDGQAGLQELSGNATLLYYLTEEGEEGHRAYVDKRKPDFGKYPWLP from the coding sequence ATGAAAGCCCAATGGAAAACCGTTAAAACGTATTCAGATATTCTCTACGAAAAGTGGAACGGCATCGCCAAGGTGACGATCAACCGGCCGCATCGGCGCAATGCCTTTACGCCTGACACGGTGGATGAATTACTCGACGCATTCCGCGACGCAGCCAATGACACGCAGACGGGGGTTGTCCTCCTGACGGGTGCAGGACCGCACACCGACGGGAAGTACGCCTTCTGTTCAGGTGGTGACCAAAAAATCCGTGGCGAGCAGAAGGGCGGCTACGTCGGCAAGGACGGTGTTCCGCGCCTCAATGTCCTCGAGCTGCAACGGCTGATCCGGAGCATGCCGAAGCCGGTTATTGCGCTGGTTGCGGGCTACGCAATCGGGGGCGGCCATGTCCTCCATGTCATTTGTGACCTGACAATTGCCGCTGACAATGCCATTTTCGGGCAGACCGGTCCTCGGGTTGGCAGTTTTGATGGAGGATTCGGCAGCAGCTACCTGGCCCGGATTGTCGGACAGAAAAAGGCGCGGGAAATTTGGTATCTATGTCGTCAATACAACGCTGAGGAAGCTGAACGCATGGGCCTGGTGAACAAGGTGGTACCTGTCGACCAACTGGAAGAGGAAGGCATCGAATGGGCACTGGATATTCTGGAAAAGAGCCCCCTTGCAATTCGTTGCTTGAAAAGCGCGTTCAATGCGGATGTCGACGGACAGGCTGGCCTGCAGGAATTGTCCGGAAATGCCACGTTGCTTTACTATCTCACCGAGGAAGGCGAGGAAGGGCATCGGGCCTACGTGGACAAGCGCAAACCGGATTTCGGGAAGTATCCCTGGCTCCCTTGA
- the surE gene encoding 5'/3'-nucleotidase SurE produces MGISFANFRPMVLKKAQLSYTRDHMPKHILITNDDGIESGFLHAIARALSEHFEITIAAPAKEQSWIGRAVSRRRPVRVEEHPELPWKAWTIDGTPTDCVNIALGNLLPERPDAVVSGINIGYNTSIPLIYCSGTVAGALEGAFWGLPSFAISQEIPDNIFEHVTHSKGALPDDWQSLLDASAQHASELIGKILSNGAGGADAVVHNLNYPSRPKKPFNTVRTVPAPLQELPFYKRDDSGDYSFNFQHGITVDAKQKTDREALIEGEVSHSILNFSALGRDLNH; encoded by the coding sequence ATGGGAATTTCTTTTGCGAATTTCCGGCCAATGGTCTTGAAGAAAGCCCAGCTCTCCTACACTAGAGACCACATGCCCAAGCACATCCTTATTACAAATGACGATGGAATCGAATCGGGTTTCCTCCACGCCATTGCCCGCGCGCTGAGCGAACACTTTGAAATCACAATCGCCGCACCAGCCAAGGAACAAAGCTGGATTGGCCGCGCTGTCTCAAGGCGCCGCCCGGTCCGCGTCGAGGAGCACCCGGAATTGCCTTGGAAGGCGTGGACCATCGACGGAACGCCTACCGATTGTGTCAATATCGCATTGGGCAACCTGTTGCCAGAGCGGCCAGACGCCGTTGTTTCGGGGATTAATATCGGGTATAACACTTCGATTCCCCTGATTTACTGTTCCGGCACGGTTGCCGGCGCATTGGAAGGAGCCTTCTGGGGACTTCCCTCCTTTGCCATTTCACAGGAAATCCCGGACAACATTTTCGAGCATGTCACACATTCGAAAGGAGCGCTTCCGGATGATTGGCAGTCCCTGCTCGATGCCAGCGCCCAACACGCTTCCGAGCTAATCGGGAAGATCCTGTCCAACGGGGCTGGCGGGGCGGACGCCGTTGTCCACAACCTGAATTACCCAAGTCGCCCTAAAAAACCGTTCAACACGGTGCGTACGGTCCCCGCACCGCTTCAGGAACTCCCATTCTACAAGCGGGATGATTCAGGGGACTACTCCTTCAATTTCCAGCATGGAATAACTGTTGATGCGAAGCAGAAAACTGACCGGGAGGCCCTCATTGAGGGTGAGGTCAGTCACTCAATTTTGAACTTTTCTGCCTTGGGAAGAGACCTAAACCATTGA